A single genomic interval of Romboutsia ilealis harbors:
- a CDS encoding exonuclease SbcCD subunit D: protein MKIIHTSDWHIGKIVNEYSMIDDQKYILNKLIELIDEENADVLMIAGDVYDRSIPPVEAVELLNETLSSLVIDRNVSVLIISGNHDSGERLSFGSKILEKQGLYIAGSDEELYRKVVLCDSNQNVNFYLVPYKDPALTKKLLDNKEIRSHNDAMVAVIDKIKEELNKDEVNILIGHGYITMKREEAIDVSDHKYEVAELETSESERPLSIGGTDLIDGNIFKDFDYVALGHLHGRQKIGRETMRYSGSLLKYSFSEVKQKKSIAVLELKDKDINIELRELNPLRDLRIIKGNIDDLICEGRDIEEGKEDYIQAILTDDGELMNPMEKLKSVYPNTMLITRERKRNVSQESILAKGEFRKKSKIDLFKDFYEAYGSGDYTDKKEGVLIDTIKEVLKEEV from the coding sequence ATGAAAATTATTCACACAAGTGATTGGCATATAGGAAAAATAGTAAATGAATATTCAATGATAGATGATCAAAAATACATTTTAAATAAATTAATAGAACTTATAGATGAAGAAAATGCAGATGTACTTATGATAGCAGGTGATGTATATGACAGATCTATACCACCAGTAGAAGCAGTAGAATTGTTAAATGAAACTTTAAGCTCTTTAGTAATAGATAGAAATGTATCTGTATTAATAATATCAGGGAACCACGATAGTGGAGAACGATTAAGTTTTGGTAGTAAAATATTAGAAAAGCAAGGGTTATACATAGCAGGTAGTGATGAAGAACTATATAGAAAAGTAGTTTTATGTGACAGTAATCAAAATGTAAACTTCTATTTAGTACCTTACAAAGATCCAGCACTTACTAAAAAACTCCTTGATAACAAAGAAATAAGAAGCCACAATGATGCAATGGTAGCTGTTATAGATAAAATAAAAGAAGAGTTAAATAAAGATGAAGTAAATATTCTTATAGGTCATGGATATATAACTATGAAAAGAGAAGAAGCAATAGATGTAAGTGACCATAAATATGAAGTGGCAGAACTAGAAACTTCAGAGTCAGAAAGACCACTATCTATAGGTGGAACAGATCTTATAGATGGTAATATATTTAAAGATTTTGATTATGTGGCTTTAGGTCATTTGCATGGTAGGCAAAAAATTGGACGAGAAACTATGAGATATTCAGGATCTTTACTTAAATACTCATTTTCAGAGGTTAAACAAAAAAAGAGTATTGCAGTATTAGAGTTAAAAGATAAAGATATAAATATTGAACTAAGGGAATTAAATCCACTTAGAGATTTAAGAATTATAAAAGGGAATATAGACGATTTAATATGTGAAGGTAGAGATATAGAAGAAGGTAAAGAAGATTATATACAAGCTATACTTACTGATGATGGAGAACTTATGAATCCTATGGAAAAGCTAAAATCAGTTTATCCAAATACAATGCTAATAACTAGAGAAAGAAAAAGAAATGTATCACAGGAGTCTATTTTAGCAAAAGGTGAATTTAGAAAGAAAAGTAAAATAGATTTATTTAAAGATTTCTATGAAGCTTATGGTAGTGGTGATTATACCGATAAAAAGGAAGGTGTACTAATAGATACTATAAAAGAAGTACTTAAAGAGGAGGTGTAG
- a CDS encoding coiled-coil domain-containing protein translates to MNKKLNIAAVICLMLSIGLVSIGVKYTSIKDDLKYTIKELESTSEKLNSLKIQNEQLEENIENKNKKLDKYNYLITLNHEDLEKLYTEINLKNQQIEELNTSIKNQKDEISKLNKDIINNENKIKNLNETIKIKDNEIIELKAKLEKQNQEPNDLQALIKEKDSTIENLNKLLKEKEEYINSLTKTIKEKDNMILKLNQDISKLKEIEKNLTDEVDNFKKEISTVNENGKKELENKDNTIQELLSKNKELEDKLNKLENTSEEID, encoded by the coding sequence ATGAATAAAAAACTAAATATAGCGGCAGTAATATGTCTAATGTTGTCTATAGGATTAGTAAGTATAGGAGTAAAATATACATCAATTAAAGATGATTTAAAATATACTATAAAAGAACTAGAATCTACATCTGAAAAATTAAACTCATTAAAAATACAAAATGAACAATTAGAAGAAAATATAGAAAATAAAAATAAAAAACTAGATAAATACAATTATCTTATAACATTAAACCATGAAGATTTAGAAAAACTATATACAGAAATTAACTTAAAAAATCAACAAATTGAGGAATTAAATACATCAATTAAGAATCAAAAAGATGAAATAAGTAAATTAAATAAAGATATAATAAATAATGAAAATAAAATAAAAAACTTAAATGAAACTATAAAAATAAAAGATAATGAAATAATAGAATTAAAAGCTAAGTTAGAAAAGCAAAATCAAGAACCTAATGATTTACAAGCTTTAATAAAAGAAAAGGATAGTACTATAGAAAATCTAAATAAGTTGTTAAAAGAAAAAGAGGAATATATTAATAGTTTAACTAAAACTATTAAAGAAAAAGACAATATGATACTAAAGTTAAATCAAGATATTAGTAAGTTAAAAGAAATAGAAAAGAATTTAACTGATGAAGTAGATAATTTTAAAAAAGAAATAAGTACAGTAAATGAGAATGGTAAAAAGGAATTAGAAAATAAAGATAATACTATACAAGAATTATTAAGTAAGAACAAAGAACTTGAAGATAAATTAAATAAATTAGAAAATACTTCTGAAGAGATAGATTAA
- the trxA gene encoding thioredoxin → MNIYIRLEIINSKNINNKNKVKENDNMAQVISSEEFNNLVQNTEGIAVVDFFATWCGPCKMLAPVFQEVANDLEGKADFYKIDIDASLDIARQFSVSTVPTVIVFRNGEPIERLVGFMPKENLLSKIKEYI, encoded by the coding sequence ATGAATATATATATAAGACTGGAAATAATAAATAGTAAAAATATAAATAATAAAAATAAAGTTAAGGAGAATGATAATATGGCACAAGTTATAAGTAGTGAAGAGTTTAATAACCTTGTACAAAATACAGAAGGAATAGCAGTAGTTGACTTTTTTGCAACTTGGTGTGGACCATGTAAAATGTTAGCACCAGTATTTCAAGAAGTAGCAAATGATCTTGAAGGAAAAGCAGATTTTTACAAAATAGATATAGATGCAAGTCTTGATATAGCAAGACAATTTAGTGTAAGTACAGTACCTACAGTAATAGTATTTAGAAATGGTGAACCTATAGAAAGATTAGTAGGATTTATGCCTAAAGAAAATCTATTATCTAAAATAAAAGAATATATTTAA
- a CDS encoding ROK family protein, whose protein sequence is MEKYLGIDIGGTFIKYGVFNKDGMELSSGKVKTTMITLDRFINTLLNIINENEDVDGIGISMPGFIDTNTGYILDAGSIYPLHNKNLKEIIYEKCGKHIEIENDANCVALAEKWMGNGKGYSDFLVMTIGTGIGGGIIIDNKLYKGNRFMAGEFGYMIVDGVGHNTPKYTSNKNASMKALVNSVARAKFMPREMLDGKKIFDMIENNDEKVIDVYNKWINHLALTIYNLVYSFNPEAILIGGGVSKQIRLIDDIKIRLYEIDKRIIEFVNIETCKFYNDSGKIGAVYNYLFKNNKIDDIFF, encoded by the coding sequence ATGGAAAAATATTTAGGTATAGATATAGGGGGAACCTTTATAAAATATGGAGTATTTAATAAAGATGGAATGGAATTAAGTAGTGGTAAAGTAAAAACTACTATGATAACGCTAGATAGATTTATTAATACATTATTAAATATTATAAATGAAAATGAAGACGTAGATGGAATAGGGATTAGCATGCCTGGATTTATTGATACTAATACAGGATATATACTAGATGCAGGGTCTATATATCCTCTTCATAATAAAAATTTAAAAGAAATAATTTATGAAAAGTGTGGAAAACATATTGAAATAGAAAATGATGCCAATTGTGTAGCATTAGCAGAAAAATGGATGGGAAATGGTAAGGGGTATTCAGACTTCTTAGTTATGACGATAGGAACAGGTATTGGTGGAGGTATAATAATAGATAATAAATTATACAAGGGTAATAGATTTATGGCTGGAGAGTTTGGATATATGATTGTAGATGGAGTAGGACATAATACGCCGAAATATACATCAAATAAAAATGCATCTATGAAAGCATTAGTTAATAGTGTAGCGAGGGCTAAATTTATGCCAAGAGAAATGTTAGATGGTAAAAAGATATTTGATATGATTGAAAATAATGACGAAAAGGTTATAGACGTATATAATAAATGGATTAATCATTTAGCTTTGACTATATATAATTTAGTATATTCATTTAATCCAGAAGCTATATTAATAGGAGGGGGAGTTAGTAAACAGATAAGGTTGATTGATGATATAAAAATTAGATTGTATGAAATAGATAAAAGAATTATTGAATTTGTTAATATAGAAACTTGCAAGTTTTATAATGATTCAGGTAAGATAGGTGCAGTTTATAATTACTTATTTAAAAATAATAAGATAGATGATATTTTTTTTTAA
- the hydF gene encoding [FeFe] hydrogenase H-cluster maturation GTPase HydF — MNTTPNANRKHIGIYGNTNSGKSSLMNKILGQDISLVSNVEGTTTDPVQKAMELIPFGPVLLIDTAGLEDKTELGEIRVKKSFEFLKRLDFAIYVVDGKNLDIDTYKKWKREANKYNINYIVVVNKLDRLNNDEINNINNIFDNPLFISAKKNENIDKLKDELVKYLEQDEEDKPIVGDLLPYGSNVVLVVPIDSEAPKGRIILPQVQVIRDCLDHGIKTYVVRDTELEEALKEIKNVDLVITDSQAFKEVDKIVPKEINLTSFSILFARQKGELSYLLEGANKLKDLKSGDKILICESCTHNISHEDIGRVKIPRMLNKIAGGELNLEYKVGYDFNEDVETYDMVIHCGACMVNRKSVINKINLCKEKNVPITNYGLVIAYFTGILDRSIEIFN; from the coding sequence ATGAATACAACTCCAAATGCAAATAGAAAACATATAGGAATATACGGAAATACTAATAGTGGAAAATCTTCACTAATGAATAAAATATTAGGTCAAGATATTTCGCTAGTATCAAATGTAGAAGGAACAACAACAGACCCTGTTCAAAAGGCTATGGAACTTATTCCATTTGGACCGGTACTTTTAATAGATACAGCAGGACTTGAAGATAAAACTGAGTTAGGTGAAATAAGAGTTAAAAAAAGTTTTGAATTTTTAAAGCGATTAGACTTTGCTATATATGTAGTTGATGGAAAAAATTTAGATATAGATACTTATAAAAAGTGGAAAAGAGAAGCTAATAAATATAATATAAATTACATAGTTGTTGTAAATAAATTAGATAGGTTAAATAATGATGAAATAAATAATATAAATAATATATTTGATAATCCATTATTTATATCCGCTAAGAAAAATGAAAATATAGATAAGTTAAAAGATGAACTTGTAAAATATTTAGAGCAAGATGAAGAAGACAAACCTATAGTAGGAGATTTACTTCCTTATGGATCAAATGTAGTTTTAGTTGTACCAATAGATTCTGAAGCTCCAAAGGGAAGAATTATACTTCCACAAGTTCAAGTTATAAGAGATTGTTTAGATCATGGAATAAAAACTTATGTTGTAAGAGATACAGAACTTGAAGAAGCTTTAAAAGAAATTAAAAATGTAGATTTAGTTATAACTGATTCACAAGCTTTTAAAGAAGTAGATAAGATAGTTCCTAAAGAAATAAATTTAACTAGCTTTTCTATATTATTTGCAAGACAAAAAGGAGAGCTTAGTTATCTTTTAGAAGGAGCAAATAAATTAAAGGATTTAAAGTCTGGAGATAAAATATTAATATGCGAAAGTTGTACTCATAATATATCTCATGAAGATATAGGTAGAGTAAAAATACCTAGGATGTTAAATAAAATTGCTGGTGGAGAATTAAATTTAGAGTACAAAGTAGGTTATGATTTCAATGAGGATGTAGAAACGTATGACATGGTAATACACTGTGGTGCATGTATGGTAAATCGAAAAAGTGTAATAAATAAAATTAATCTATGCAAAGAAAAGAATGTTCCTATAACTAATTATGGTTTAGTTATAGCATATTTTACAGGTATCTTAGATAGAAGTATAGAGATTTTTAATTAA
- a CDS encoding TraX family protein, translating into MTVTELKLLAMIAMILDHMWLFLPNLPYFFHWIGRLAAPIFLFCCVEGYIHTSNKKKFFIKIYSLSVFMELMNLVLESNDIRVNFIRTILLTLTIIFIIDKFKEKNKNAKLYLFLFIIYQTIISIASIYLSSFTEITDNVLHLILSITNSIFFLDGGIIFVLIGVSMFIFRNNKLKISISFIVLTFIYVILFNSSFLLRINYLINNDLLEFLFSVCFTGIFGADLIIITSDLLFGNPQWMMIFSLFFISLYNGRRGKGFKHLFYIFYPLHIAVLYKLSILFS; encoded by the coding sequence ATGACTGTTACAGAATTAAAGCTCTTAGCCATGATTGCTATGATATTAGATCATATGTGGCTATTTTTACCTAACTTACCTTATTTTTTTCACTGGATAGGCAGATTAGCAGCACCAATATTCTTATTCTGTTGTGTGGAAGGTTATATTCATACTTCAAATAAAAAGAAATTTTTTATAAAGATTTATTCTTTAAGTGTATTTATGGAGCTTATGAATTTAGTTCTGGAATCAAATGACATTAGAGTGAATTTTATAAGAACTATATTATTAACTCTCACTATTATATTTATAATTGATAAATTTAAAGAGAAGAATAAAAATGCTAAGTTGTATTTATTTTTATTTATAATATATCAAACTATAATTAGTATAGCTTCAATTTATCTAAGTTCATTTACCGAAATTACAGACAATGTATTACATTTAATACTTAGCATTACAAATAGTATTTTCTTCTTAGATGGAGGGATAATATTTGTTTTAATTGGAGTTTCTATGTTTATTTTTAGAAATAATAAACTTAAAATTTCAATTTCTTTTATTGTATTAACTTTTATTTACGTTATTTTATTTAATTCTTCTTTTCTTTTAAGAATAAATTATTTAATTAATAACGATTTATTGGAATTTCTATTTTCAGTATGTTTTACTGGAATATTTGGAGCTGATTTAATAATTATCACATCTGATTTATTATTTGGAAATCCTCAATGGATGATGATTTTTTCATTGTTTTTTATTTCATTATATAATGGAAGAAGGGGGAAAGGATTTAAACATTTATTTTATATCTTCTACCCATTACATATTGCTGTTTTGTATAAATTATCTATTTTATTTAGCTAA
- a CDS encoding DUF1858 domain-containing protein, with the protein MITKDTIIGDVIKENENAVGILMSFGMGCVGCPSSQMETIEQACSIHGLDLEEVLAKLNEK; encoded by the coding sequence ATGATAACTAAAGATACTATAATAGGTGATGTAATAAAAGAAAATGAAAATGCAGTAGGAATACTAATGAGCTTTGGTATGGGATGTGTAGGTTGTCCATCATCTCAAATGGAAACTATAGAACAAGCTTGTTCAATACATGGATTAGATTTAGAAGAAGTGTTAGCTAAATTAAATGAAAAATAA
- the hydG gene encoding [FeFe] hydrogenase H-cluster radical SAM maturase HydG, with protein MLINHEYIYKILEETKNPSNEQIKDVLKRAKNREGLDYKDIAILLQAEDENDLKEIYSLAGEIKKDIYGKRVVVFAPLYVSDYCVNNCVYCGYKRDNSFNRRRLTMDEVAQEVKILEQMGHKRLALELGEDPVNAPIEYVLECLDTIYKTQNNNGEIRRVNVNIAATTVENYKLLKEKGIGTYILFQETYHKPTYDKMHPKSLKGDYNYHLTAFDRAIKAGIDDVGAGVLFGLADPRFEVLGLMMHNAHLEEKFGVGFHTISVPRLQPAKGVTLENYPHLLDDKMFKKIVAILRIAVPFTGLILSTRETPAMRKELLKYGVSQISAGSSTGVGGYKEREKGKETKQFETNDERSPIEILKELLSDGYIPSYCTACYRKGRTGDRFMSLAKSGNIKYVCEPNALMTLLEFTLDYGDEELYKKSLEIIDKEVENIEREDIKTLTKESMEKMKKGQRDFYL; from the coding sequence ATGTTGATAAATCATGAATATATATACAAAATTCTTGAAGAAACTAAAAATCCAAGTAATGAGCAAATAAAGGATGTTCTTAAAAGAGCTAAGAATAGAGAGGGATTAGATTACAAAGATATAGCAATACTTCTTCAAGCAGAAGATGAAAATGACTTAAAAGAAATATATTCTTTAGCAGGAGAAATAAAAAAAGATATATATGGAAAGAGAGTAGTTGTATTTGCACCTCTTTATGTAAGTGACTATTGTGTAAATAATTGTGTTTATTGTGGCTATAAAAGAGATAATAGCTTTAATAGAAGAAGACTTACAATGGATGAAGTAGCACAAGAAGTAAAAATATTAGAACAAATGGGTCATAAAAGATTAGCACTTGAACTTGGAGAAGACCCAGTTAATGCACCTATAGAGTATGTACTAGAATGTTTAGATACAATATATAAAACACAAAATAACAATGGAGAAATAAGAAGAGTAAATGTAAACATTGCAGCTACAACTGTAGAAAATTATAAGTTACTTAAAGAAAAGGGTATAGGAACTTATATATTATTCCAAGAAACATATCATAAACCAACTTATGATAAAATGCATCCAAAGTCATTAAAGGGAGATTATAATTATCATTTAACTGCATTTGATAGAGCTATAAAAGCAGGTATTGATGATGTTGGAGCAGGGGTTTTATTTGGATTAGCAGATCCTAGATTTGAAGTATTAGGTCTTATGATGCATAATGCTCATTTAGAAGAAAAGTTTGGAGTAGGATTTCATACAATATCAGTTCCAAGACTTCAGCCAGCAAAAGGGGTTACATTAGAAAACTACCCACATTTATTAGATGATAAGATGTTTAAAAAGATTGTTGCTATACTTAGAATAGCAGTTCCTTTTACAGGTCTTATACTTTCAACTAGAGAAACTCCAGCAATGAGAAAAGAATTATTAAAATATGGTGTATCTCAAATATCTGCAGGTTCTTCAACAGGAGTTGGTGGATATAAGGAAAGAGAAAAAGGTAAAGAAACAAAGCAATTTGAAACAAACGATGAAAGAAGTCCAATAGAAATATTAAAAGAACTACTAAGTGATGGATATATACCAAGTTATTGTACAGCCTGTTATAGAAAGGGAAGAACTGGGGATAGATTTATGAGCCTAGCAAAATCAGGTAACATAAAATATGTCTGTGAACCGAATGCTTTAATGACTTTACTTGAGTTTACACTAGATTATGGAGATGAAGAGTTATATAAAAAATCTCTAGAAATAATAGATAAAGAAGTTGAAAATATAGAAAGAGAAGATATAAAGACATTAACAAAAGAAAGTATGGAAAAAATGAAAAAAGGACAAAGAGATTTTTATCTTTAG
- the hydE gene encoding [FeFe] hydrogenase H-cluster radical SAM maturase HydE, which yields MDTISIINKLYNENNASREELLYLLDNIDSKSKELLIEKAHKTRLKYFKNKVYIRGLIEFTSFCKKDCLYCGLRRTNKNAQRYRLSKEDVLECARVGDKLGYKTIVLQGGEDAYFNDEVMVDIIKSIKREFPNNAITLSLGERSYESYKKMYDAGADRYLLRHESASKKLYEDIHPGEQFEARRRCLKDLKEIGYQAGAGFMVGIPNQTNEDLVKDLLFVKEFEPAMCGIGPFIPHKDTPFKDYEHGSLEKTIICLAIVRLLLPKVLLPATTALSSICENGREEGLKAGGNVVMPNLSPMSVRKKYSLYDNKAYILDEDAQYKNMIEEKLKNVGFEIEITRGDNPDFK from the coding sequence ATGGATACTATAAGCATTATAAATAAATTATATAATGAAAATAATGCATCAAGAGAAGAGTTATTATATTTATTAGATAATATAGACTCTAAATCTAAAGAGCTTCTTATAGAAAAAGCTCATAAAACAAGACTAAAATACTTTAAAAATAAAGTATATATAAGGGGGTTAATAGAATTTACAAGTTTTTGTAAGAAAGATTGTTTATATTGTGGTTTAAGAAGAACAAATAAAAATGCACAAAGATATAGATTAAGTAAAGAAGATGTTTTAGAGTGTGCAAGAGTAGGAGATAAATTAGGATATAAGACTATTGTATTACAAGGTGGAGAAGACGCATATTTTAACGATGAAGTAATGGTAGATATTATTAAATCTATAAAAAGGGAGTTTCCAAATAATGCAATAACACTATCTCTTGGAGAACGAAGTTATGAATCTTATAAAAAAATGTATGATGCAGGTGCTGATAGATATCTTTTAAGACATGAAAGTGCATCTAAAAAATTATATGAAGATATACATCCAGGGGAACAATTTGAAGCTAGAAGAAGGTGTTTAAAGGATTTAAAAGAGATAGGGTATCAAGCTGGTGCTGGATTTATGGTTGGGATACCTAACCAAACTAATGAAGATTTAGTTAAGGATTTATTATTTGTAAAAGAATTTGAACCAGCTATGTGTGGAATAGGACCATTTATACCACATAAAGATACGCCTTTTAAAGATTATGAACATGGAAGTTTAGAAAAGACTATTATATGTTTAGCGATAGTTAGATTATTACTTCCAAAGGTTTTACTTCCTGCTACAACAGCTTTATCAAGTATTTGTGAAAATGGAAGAGAAGAGGGATTAAAGGCTGGAGGGAATGTTGTAATGCCTAATCTATCACCAATGAGTGTTAGAAAAAAATATTCTTTATATGATAACAAAGCATATATATTAGACGAAGATGCTCAATATAAAAATATGATAGAGGAAAAGTTAAAAAATGTAGGGTTTGAGATAGAAATAACTAGAGGAGATAATCCAGATTTTAAATAA
- a CDS encoding nitrite/sulfite reductase domain-containing protein: protein MNHYGNLQKIKNGKRTYGITPHIPGGFILPETLIKIGEVAKKYNGVLKITSGQRILITNLKEEDLKNIWEDLGMEPAVRNQYSVKNVEICPANFCKRSKYPTIGIGMKISKNFHGMPLPNRTKIGVAGCRNACSSVYSKDVGVLVDIDGKFFVTAGGSAGFYPRMSDIITKGLSEKEAYELVKSILEYYNEHGQMGEKLGDFIDRIGINTFRKDVLEKSNLKENL, encoded by the coding sequence ATGAATCATTATGGAAATCTTCAAAAAATTAAAAATGGTAAAAGAACTTATGGGATAACTCCTCATATACCTGGAGGATTTATACTACCAGAAACTCTTATAAAAATAGGTGAAGTAGCTAAAAAATATAATGGAGTATTAAAGATAACATCAGGACAAAGGATACTTATAACTAATCTTAAAGAAGAAGACCTAAAGAATATATGGGAAGACTTAGGTATGGAGCCTGCTGTTAGAAATCAATACTCGGTAAAAAATGTTGAAATATGCCCAGCAAACTTTTGTAAACGTTCTAAGTACCCAACTATTGGTATAGGTATGAAAATAAGCAAAAACTTTCATGGAATGCCTCTACCTAATAGAACTAAAATAGGTGTAGCAGGATGTAGAAATGCATGTTCGAGTGTATATTCAAAAGATGTAGGGGTATTAGTAGATATAGATGGAAAGTTTTTTGTAACTGCAGGAGGAAGTGCTGGATTTTATCCTAGAATGTCGGATATAATAACTAAAGGACTATCGGAAAAGGAAGCTTATGAACTTGTAAAATCTATATTAGAATATTACAATGAACATGGTCAAATGGGTGAAAAGCTAGGCGATTTTATAGATCGAATAGGTATAAATACATTTAGAAAAGATGTACTTGAAAAATCAAATTTAAAGGAGAATTTATAA